Proteins co-encoded in one Brassica oleracea var. oleracea cultivar TO1000 chromosome C4, BOL, whole genome shotgun sequence genomic window:
- the LOC106340611 gene encoding glucan endo-1,3-beta-glucosidase-like, whose translation MATTPHFLTLPSLLLASVVIFLLSSKTSAIGINYGTQGNLPPPQQVVDFIKTKTIIDSVKIYDANPDILRALSGTGIDVTIMVPNGNIPALANVENARQWVGANVLPFHQQTKIKYICVGNEILLTKDNNLISNLIPAMQSLHEALKVSGLPDMKVTTPHAFTVVYNQNAPSESRFNDEQKDIFAKILEFNRQAKSPFMISAYPYFMVDPNNVNYAIFGPSNAITDTKTGKTYNNMFDAVMDATYSAMNALGYGDVDIAVGETGWPSACDAAWCTPQNAANYNINIIKRSQNIGTPLMPNRHVDIYLFALFNEDGKPGPTSEKNWGLFKPDFSPVYDVGVLRGGDTGPPPSSSEKWCVAKQEATNEQLQANIDWVCSQGIDCKNISPDGICFDNNNMKARSSFVMNVYYQSKGGSEEACNFSGSGVVTTTNPSTSSCVMQNVEGGSVHGT comes from the exons ATGGCGACAACACCACATTTTTTAACTCTCCCTTCCCTCCTCCTAGCCTCGGTCGTGATATTCCTACTCTCATCAAAGACATCTGCCATAGGTATTAACTATGGTACACAGGGGAACCTTCCACCGCCGCAGCAAGTGGTGGACTTCATCAAAACAAAAACCATTATCGACAGTGTCAAGATCTATGATGCGAATCCTGACATCCTCCGAGCCCTATCAGGGACTGGAATAGACGTCACCATTATGGTCCCTAATGGTAACATTCCAGCGTTGGCCAACGTTGAAAATGCTCGTCAATGGGTCGGTGCCAATGTCTTGCCATTTCACCAACAAACTAAGATCAAATACATCTGTGTTGGGAATGAGATTCTTCTTACAAAAGACAATAACTTGATCTCAAATCTAATTCCGGCAATGCAAAGTCTTCACGAAGCTTTGAAAGTTTCCGGTCTACCAGATATGAAG GTGACCACTCCACATGCGTTTACGGTAGTCTATAACCAAAATGCACCAAGCGAGAGCAGATTTAATGACGAGCAAAAAGACATTTTTGCTAAGATCTTGGAGTTCAATCGTCAGGCCAAATCCCCATTCATGATCAGCGCTTACCCTTATTTTATGGTGGACCCGAACAATGTCAATTACGCTATATTTGGTCCGTCAAATGCTATAACGGATACTAAAACGGGAAAAACCTATAACAACATGTTCGATGCAGTCATGGATGCAACTTATTCAGCTATGAATGCTCTCGGCTATGGCGATGTAGATATTGCAGTAGGAGAAACCGGTTGGCCTAGCGCTTGCGACGCTGCATGGTGCACGCCTCAAAACGCAGCAAACTACAACATTAACATCATCAAGCGTTCACAAAATATAGGGACACCTCTTATGCCTAATCGCCACGTCGATATCTACTTATTCGCATTGTTCAATGAGGATGGTAAACCCGGTCCAACCTCTGAGAAAAATTGGGGGCTATTCAAACCAGATTTTTCTCCGGTTTATGATGTTGGGGTCTTACGAGGTGGTGATACAGGTCCACCGCCAAGTAGTAGTGAAAAATGGTGCGTGGCGAAACAAGAAGCGACAAACGAACAACTACAAGCGAATATTGACTGGGTGTGTAGCCAAGGTATTGATTGTAAGAACATCTCACCTGATGGCATATGTTTTGACAACAACAACATGAAGGCACGATCGTCGTTCGTCATGAACGTTTATTACCAAAGCAAAGGTGGCTCGGAAGAGGCTTGTAATTTCAGCGGTAGTGGTGTCGTCACTACTACCAATCCAAGCACTAGCTCATGCGTCATGCAAAACGTGGAAGGCGGATCCGTACATGGAACTTAA
- the LOC106339909 gene encoding uncharacterized protein LOC106339909, which produces MRSLSSVGLALSIVFGCLLLALLAELYYLLWCKKRRSTTTRPDIQNDYSTPATRELLFILCCSTNPSSSSSPPSFSSPKPIGTQQQCLLPHEGDEGGFGNVVGPGLVPRFLFTIVEETVEEMESEDGVFTKGKSLNDLFLNMESGSTPPFLTPRASPSLFTPPFTPLTESCNGRKEEVFFESSTDAEFNRLVRSSPHSPASSSSPLPRFKFLRDAEEKLYKRKVTEISEEAEEVS; this is translated from the coding sequence ATGAGATCTTTGAGCAGTGTTGGACTTGCTCTAAGCATAGTCTTTGGTTGTTTGCTACTAGCTCTTCTCGCTGAGCTCTACTACCTGCTCTGGTGCAAGAAAAGGAGGTCGACAACGACTAGACCTGATATCCAAAATGACTATTCTACCCCTGCAACAAGAGAGCTTCTCTTCATCCTCTGTTGCAGCACCAACCCTTCTTCTTCCTCGTCTCCTCCTTCGTTCTCTAGCCCTAAACCCATTGGAACTCAACAGCAATGTCTTCTTCCTCATGAAGGCGACGAAGGTGGGTTTGGGAACGTGGTGGGTCCAGGGCTAGTGCCGAGGTTCCTGTTCACTATCGTGGAAGAAACAGTGGAGGAAATGGAATCCGAAGATGGTGTTTTCACAAAAGGAAAGAGTTTGAATGATTTGTTTCTAAATATGGAAAGTGGTTCAACTCCTCCGTTTCTCACTCCTCGTGCTTCTCCTTCGCTGTTCACGCCTCCTTTCACTCCGTTAACGGAGTCTTGTAATGGAAGAAAAGAAGAGGTCTTCTTCGAGTCATCGACTGATGCTGAGTTTAACAGGCTAGTGAGGTCATCACCACATTCACCAGCATCATCTTCATCGCCATTGCCGAGATTCAAGTTCTTGAGAGACGCAGAGGAGAAGCTTTACAAGAGGAAAGTGACCGAGATTTCAGAAGAAGCTGAGGAAGTCAGCTAG
- the LOC106337905 gene encoding glucan endo-1,3-beta-D-glucosidase-like: MDSNTQQTYNNMFDEVMDATYSAMNALGYGDVDIAVGETGWPSACDAAWCTPQNAANYNLNIIKLAQNIGTPLMPNRHIDIYLFALFKPVQPLRKIGGFSNRIFLRFMMLGSYEVLLEGVNKATMGNGVWRNKKLQTHS; this comes from the coding sequence ATGGATTCCAACACGCAACAAACCTACAACAACATGTTCGATGAAGTCATGGATGCAACTTATTCAGCTATGAATGCTCTCGGCTATGGCGATGTAGATATCGCCGTAGGAGAAACCGGTTGGCCTAGCGCTTGTGACGCTGCATGGTGCACGCCTCAAAACGCAGCAAACTACAACCTTAACATCATCAAGCTTGCACAAAATATAGGGACGCCTCTTATGCCTAATCGCCACATCGATATCTATCTATTTGCATTGTTTAAACCGGTTCAACCGTTGAGAAAAATCGGGGGCTTTTCAAACCGGATTTTTCTCCGGTTTATGATGTTGGGGTCTTACGAGGTGTTACTGGAGGGGGTGAACAAAGCAACAATGGGAAATGGTGTGTGGCGAAACAAGAAGCTACAGACGCACAGCTAG
- the LOC106339771 gene encoding dolichyl-phosphate beta-glucosyltransferase-like — MEFLLTVVELGVTLILIVFSVVVLEAWRRRHSSNVSVESVTTILEDPTSLKQVRCPHISDPAEMYLSLIVPAFNEEQRLPAALQEIMDYLQGRASRDKSFSYEVVIVDDGSVDGTKRVAFDFVRKYTLDNIRLIPLGKNQGKGEAIRKGMMHSRGELLLMLDADGATKVTDLEKLENQILAVAREENSIRDPTSKLVDFRIGDVQVSAFGSRAHLEEKAIATRKWYRNFLMKGFHLVVLLAAGSGIRDTQCGFKMFTRAAARRLFTNIHLKRWCFDVELVFLCKRFNIPMLEISVKWSEIPGSKVSMLSIPNMLWELALMSVGYRTGMWKIHQA, encoded by the exons ATGGAATTTCTGTTAACAGTCGTGGAACTGGGCGTCACGCTGATACTGATCGTCTTCTCCGTCGTCGTTTTAGAAGCTTGGAGAAGGAGACACAGTAGTAACGT TTCTGTCGAGAGCGTGACAACTATACTCGAGGATCCGACATCCTTAAAACAA GTTCGATGCCCTCACATATCAGACCCTGCGGAGATGTATTTGTCTTTAATTGTCCCGGCGTTTAATGAAGAGCAGAGACTTCCTGCAGCTCTACAGGAAATTATGGA TTACCTTCAAGGTCGTGCATCACGGGATAAGAGTTTTTCTTATGAG GTGGTGATTGTTGACGATGGAAGCGTTGACGGAACAAAAAGAGTAGCTTTTGATTTCGTTAGAAAGTACACACTTGACAACATAAGGCTTATACCCCTCGGAAAAAATCAAGGGAAAGGAGAAGCTATTAGAAAA GGAATGATGCATTCTCGTGGTGAGTTACTTCTCATGTTGGATGCTGATGGAGCAACTAAAGTAACTGACCTAGAAAAACTCGAAAACCAG ATCCTTGCAGTAGCTAGAGAAGAAAACTCAATCAGAGATCCAACATCAAAGCTTGTGGATTTTAGGATAGGTGATGTGCAAGTGTCTGCATTTGGTTCTCGTGCTCATCTCGAGGAGAAAGCTATTGCTACA AGGAAATGGTATCGCAACTTCTTGATGAAAGGTTTCCATCTTGTGGTTCTGTTGGCTGCTGGTTCTGGAATAAGGGATACACAG TGTGGTTTCAAGATGTTTACTAGAGCTGCTGCTAGAAGACTCTTCACAAACATCCATCTGAAAAG GTGGTGTTTTGATGTGGAGTTGGTGTTCCTGTGCAAGCGTTTTAATATTCCAATGCTGGAGATCTCTGTGAAGTGGTCTGAGATTCCGGGGTCTAAAGTGAGTATGTTGAGCATTCCCAACATGCTTTGGGAGCTTGCTTTGATGTCTGTGGGATACAGAACTGGCATGTGGAAGATCCATCAAGCATGA